A genomic segment from Oncorhynchus clarkii lewisi isolate Uvic-CL-2024 chromosome 12, UVic_Ocla_1.0, whole genome shotgun sequence encodes:
- the LOC139421717 gene encoding N-alpha-acetyltransferase 60 has protein sequence MTDVVSPTALSEVQLRLLCHDDIGSVKLLCGDWFPIEYPDSWYNDITSNKKFFSLAAIFKGGIVGMIVAEIKGRTKVHREDGDILASRFPVDTQVAYILSLGVVKEFRKHGIGSLLLDSLKEHISTTAQDHCKAIYLHVLTTNTTAIHFYHNRDFTQHHYLPYYYSIRGVLKDGFTYVLYINGGHPPWTLFDYIQHIGSALASLSPCSIPQRLYRQAQSLLRSLIPWSGIASKTGIQYSRTM, from the exons ATGACCGACGTGGTGTCCCCCACTGCGCTCAGCGAAGTCCAGCTCCGCCTCCTCTGCCACGATGACATAGGCAGCGTCAAGCTGCTGTGCGGTGATTGGTTCCCCATCGA GTACCCAGACTCATGGTATAATGACATCACATCCAACAAGAAGTTCTTCTCCCTCGCCGCCATCTTCAAGGGAGGCATCGTGGGAATGATCGTAGCTGAGATCAAGGGCCGGACCAAAGTACACAGAGAG gaTGGAGACATCCTAGCCTCTAGATTTCCCGTGGACACCCAGGTGGCTTACATCCTGAGTCTGGGGGTGGTGAAGGAGTTCAGGAAACATGGAATAG GCTCCTTGCTGCTGGACAGTCTGAAGGAACACATCTCCACCACGGCCCAGGACCACTGCAAGGCCATCTACCTCCACGTGCTGACAACCAACACCACGGCTATACACTTCTACCACAACAG AGACTTCACGCAGCATCACTACCTACCTTACTACTACTCCATACGAGGGGTGCTGAAAGATGGGTTCACCTACGTACTGTACATCAACGGAGGGCATCCGCCCTGGACGCTCTT TGACTACATCCAACACATTGGCTCGGCCCTGGCCAGCCTCAGTCCCTGCTCGATCCCCCAGAGACTCTACAGACAGGCCCAGTCTCTGCTCCGTAGCCTGATACCCTGGTCCGGCATCGCATCCAAGACTGGTATCCAGTACAGCAGGACCATGTGA